Proteins encoded together in one Papaver somniferum cultivar HN1 unplaced genomic scaffold, ASM357369v1 unplaced-scaffold_117, whole genome shotgun sequence window:
- the LOC113329910 gene encoding uncharacterized protein LOC113329910, whose product MDKSWMQKGRCHPDYFRGCEEFINFAWSHRTPDLGESIFCPCLRYNNVNCLGRDVVREHIRENGIIHSYTCWTKHGEPEELVNNIGEEVTNVIGEGDMHGMLQAAFPESRFFAGDGEFPDQANTNGSSQHDRVPDEPHVEAQKFYKLLKDAERPLFPGCTTSSKLSHNGHTTSQHDNTGYNGHGLDIPPVHKVPNASGNWDNQRRYFRR is encoded by the exons ATGGATAAAAGTTGGATGCAGAAGGGTAGATGCCACCCTGACTATTTTCGTGGATGCGAGGAATTCATAAATTTTGCTTGGTCTCATCGTACTCCTGATTTAGGTGAAAGTATTTTTTGCCCCTGTTTGAGATACAATAATGTGAACTGCTTGGGTAGAGATGTGGTGCGAGAGCACATTCGAGAGAATGGAATAATACATAGTTACACTTGTTGGACAAAACATGGAGAACCTGAAGAGCTAGTTAATAATATTGGGGAAGAAGTCACAAATGTTATAGGTGAGGGTGATATGCATGGGATGTTACAAGCTGCGTTCCCTGAATCAAGGTTTTTCGCCGGGGATGGTGAATTTCCAGATCAAGCCAATACAAATGGATCAAGTCAGCATGATCGTGTTCCAGATGAGCCGCATGTGGAGGCCCAGAAATTTTACAAGTTGCTGAAAGATGCAGAAAGACCGTTGTTCCCTGGATGTACAACAAGTTCGAAATTAAGTCACAATGGACATACCACTTCTCAACATGACAACACAG GGTATAACGGGCATGGCCTCGACATTCCACCAGTGCATAAAGTTCCCAATGCCAGTGGGAATTGGGATAATCAGAGGAGATACTTCAGAAGATGA
- the LOC113329781 gene encoding pentatricopeptide repeat-containing protein At1g12775, mitochondrial-like, producing the protein MRSSQRVLQLHTRVAIQNCYRFNKSFQQHNYEIFVRNFYGSGSHISKLERFVRDECKSGRIKELDDGLRYFDQLVSERPLPSNDTFNHVLGSLSKIKCYSDVILLYKKMSLVGVQPNMYTLNILINCCCTLAKVDHGFCLLGEIIKRGYHPDTITFNTLIRGLCLQQKIDFAIQVFDKMTKTGIQPNAFTCNTLIHGLCKTGQVGPALKLKNNMLKWNCRPDVFSYNAITDTLCKGGLLDQAMVLFTEMLQDSNVVPDVVAYNILINGFGNSGRLKEAKRLFDEMVSRGISADVRTYTSLIHGHSLHGQWKEARRYFNEMMDRGISPNTITFSILIDSHCKDGMTEDAWGLFKLMDKINIQPNRITYNSMMDGLCLVGRLKDAVKLFDSMVVRGIEPNEVNYNVLIDGYCKGCKLDEAVQLFKKMIENGLEPTVVTHNILLRGLFRDGRVKKANNLFNEMQTFGPFPDEVTFGTVLDGLCKNGKIDEAVKMFKSMEGTSISANTRIYTILIHGFCRAGNLEDARKLFDEIPRKGLVPNVVTYTTMMDGLFRSKMLLEANKLITEMEEKGCSPNVITYNTIIKGFLTTKETDKALQFLTKMREREFVPSDSVVSLLTKTLSADELKKSAAAIFPDGIEATRKVRSISKKDVVYCREIIQTTKYCWDKIIDLIDDPNYPTISKLLHPWGEKVWDKCVRITGSPSPAPTLMIDNSPTQAPAWPEQCRISKSSKETLTQLMVTKTLPSKEDITCCIEIIGTDKDCWHQTMEILEDSNFNFRGLNIPERITVMEQPLSVVRYFLSVESTNMQISGSSSNEESISALFEVLKEGGLLDQALVLFSEMLHDSNVVPNVVAYNILINGFGNSGRLKEAKSFFDEMIWGLFKLMDKINIQPNRITYNSMMDGLCLVGRLHDAVKLFGSMVDKGLEPDDFSWNIFIDAYCKNRKLDGGMQIFKKMKQNGSKPTTVTYSLLLRGLYQDGGIKTAQKFFNVMQSFGLSPDEVTYATMLNGYCKNGKIADAIELFESMENTGISINISMYNILIHGLFQDGKLEDARKLFDKIPRNGLVPDVVTYTTMIKGFLLNSMLLEANSLIIEMEEKGCLRDARAYDTIINGFLVAKETAKEIHFLRKMLKRKFAPSDSVVYLLVDTLSADELKNL; encoded by the exons atgagATCGAGTCAAAGAGTACTGCAGCTTCATACAAGAGTTGCAATCCAAAATTGTTATCGTTTTAATAAGTCATTTCAGCaacataattatgaaatatttgtgaGGAATTTTTATGGTTCAGGATCTCACATATCAAAACTTGAGCGTTTTGTGAGGGATGAGTGTAAATCAGGAAGGATTAAGGAACTCGATGATGGGTTGAGATACTTTGATCAGTTGGTTTCAGAAAGGCCATTACCATCTAATGATACATTTAATCATGTGTTGGGTTCGTTATCTAAAATCAAATGTTATTCAGATGTCATTTTGTTGTACAAGAAGATGAGTTTGGTTGGGGTACAACCTAATATGTACACGCTCaacattttgataaattgctgttGTACATTAGCGAAAGTTGATCACGGGTTCTGTTTGCTTGGAGAGATCATTAAAAGAGGTTACCATCCTGATACAATCACTTTCAATACACTGATTAGGGGGTTATGTCTTCAACAAAAGATTGATTTTGCAATCCAAGTGTTCGACAAAATGACTAAGACGGGTATTCAACCTAATGCTTTTACATGTAATACTCTTATACATGGGCTGTGTAAAACTGGTCAAGTGGGTCCTGCTCTCAAGTTAAAAAATAACATGCTTAAATGGAATTGCAGACCCGATGTTTTTTCATATAATGCCATTACAGATACTCTTTGTAAAGGAGGTTTACTTGATCAAGCTATGGTTCTCTTCACTGAAATGCTTCAGGATTCCAATGTTGTACCCGATGTGGTTGCTTACAATATTCTGATTAACGGGTTTGGCAATTCGGGCCGGCTAAAGGAAGCAAAGAGACTCTTCGACGAGATGGTTAGTAGAGGAATCTCCGCAGATGTAAGGACGTATACTTCTTTGATTCACGGTCATTCCCTACATGGTCAATGGAAAGAAGCAAGAAGatattttaatgaaatgatggATCGAGGGATTTCACCCAATACGATTACTTTTAGCATCTTAATAGATTCGCATTGTAAAGATGGGATGACGGAAGATGCTTGGGGGTTATTTAAACTAATGGACAAGATAAACATACAGCCGAATCGGATTACTTATAATTCAATGATGGATGGTCTGTGTTTGGTAGGCCGGTTGAAAGATGCGGTGAAGCTGTTTGACTCTATGGTAGTTAGGGGCATTGAGCCAAATGAGGTCAATTACAATGTGTTAATTGATGGGTATTGCAAGGGTTGCAAGTTGGATGAAGCTGTGCAGTTATTCAAGAAGATGATAGAAAATGGATTAGAACCGACAGTAGTTACACATAATATTCTTTTAAGGGGTCTATTCCGAGATGGAAGAGTTAAGAAGGCAAATAATTTGTTCAATGAGATGCAAACCTTTGGTCCATTTCCAGATGAAGTTACATTTGGTACAGTGTTGGATGGACTCTGCAAGAATGGAAAAATTGACGAAGCGGTAAAAATGTTCAAATCCATGGAGGGGACAAGTATCTCAGCTAATACTCGCATATATACCATTCTTATTCATGGTTTTTGTCGGGCAGGCAATTTGGAAGATGCAAGAAAattgtttgatgaaattccaagaaAAGGATTGGTGCCTAATGTAGTAACTTATACCACGATGATGGATGGCCTCTTTCGAAGCAAGATGTTATTGGAAGCTAACAAATTAatcacggaaatggaagaaaaggGTTGTTCACCAAATGTTATAACATATAATACcatcattaagggttttcttACAACAAAGGAGACTGACAAGGCATTGCAATTTCTTACTAAGATGCGTGAAAGAGAATTCGTACCAAGTGATTCTGTTGTTTCTTTGTTGACAAAAACTCTCTCGGCAGATGAGCTAAAAAAAT CTGCTGCAGCAATTTTTCCGGATGGCATTGAGGCGACAAGAAAAGTTCGATCAATAAG CAAAAAGGATGTTGTATATTGCCGAGAAATTATACAAACCACCAAGTACTGCTGGGATAAGATAATCGACCTTATTGATGATCCAAATTATCCTACTATTTCTAAACTGCTACATCCATGGGGAGAAAAGGTCTGGGACAAGTGTGTCAGGATTACAGGTTCTCCTTCACCGGCACCAACGTTGATGATCGATAACTCCCCTACACAAGCACCTGCATGGCCCGAACAATGTAGGATTTCCAAATCGAGTAAAGAAACTTTGACACAACTTATGGTCACAAAAACTTTGCCAAGCAAGGAGGACATTACATGTTGCATTGAAATTATTGGAACAGACAAGGATTGTTGGCATCAGACAATGGAGATTCTTGAAGATTCTAATTTCAATTTT AGAGGTCTTAACATACCTGAGCGCATCACTGTAATGGAACAACCCCTTTCCGTCGTCAGATATTTCCTGTCGGTAGAGAGCACAAACATGCAGATCTCCGGATCCTCTTCAAATGAAGAAAGCATATCAGCCTTATTTGAAGTGCTCAAAGAAG GCGGTTTGCTTGATCAAGCTTTGGTTCTTTTCTCTGAAATGCTTCATGATTCGAATGTTGTGCCCAATGTAGTTGCTTACAATATTTTGATTAACGGGTTTGGCAATTCAGGCCGGTTAAAGGAGGCAAAGAGCTTCTTTGACGAGATG ATTTGGGGGTTGTTTAAACTAATGGACAAGATAAACATACAACCGAATAGGATTACATATAATTCAATGATGGATGGTCTGTGTTTAGTAGGTCGTTTGCACGATGCGGTGAAACTGTTTGGCTCGATGGTGGATAAGGGCCTTGAACCGGATGATTTTAGTTGGAATATATTTATTGATGCGTACTGCAAGAATCGTAAGTTGGATGGAGGTATGCAGATATTtaagaaaatgaaacaaaatggaTCGAAACCCACAACAGTTACCTACAGTTTACTATTAAGAGGACTATACCAGGATGGAGGAATTAAGACTGCTCAGAAGTTTTTCAATGTGATGCAATCTTTTGGTCTATCTCCAGATGAAGTTACATATGCTACCATGTTGAATGGGTACTGCAAGAATGGAAAAATAGCGGATGCAATAGAATTGTTTGAATCCATGGAAAATACTGGTATCTCAATTAACATTAGCATGTACAACATTCTTATTCATGGTTTGTTTCAGGATGGCAAGCTGGAAGATGCTAGAAAGTTGTTTGATAAAATTCCAAGAAATGGATTAGTGCCTGATGTAGTAACGTATACCACAATGATCAAAGGCTTCTTACTTAACAGTATGTTATTAGAAGCTAACTCATTAATCATCGAAATGGAAGAGAAGGGTTGTTTACGAGATGCTAGAGCGTACGATACCATCATCAATGGTTTTCTTGTAGCAAAGGAGACTGCCAAGGAAATACATTTTCTTCGCAAGATGCTTAAACGAAAATTTGCACCAAGTGATTCTGTTGTTTATTTGTTAGTAGACACCCTTTCGGCAGATGAGCTTAAAAATCTGTAG